From Proteiniborus sp. MB09-C3, the proteins below share one genomic window:
- a CDS encoding ABC transporter permease: MKQNKGLFSFFIRLWFTTKMAIHGILSNTLRSFLTILGVAIGVASVVSLMGIGEGARQSVVAQFESLGSNVIEIKAQHTSVEFEPELAEELVERVQGLEMATPVFHTSATMKWRRARGKVDIIGVNSDFHKIRDNALLSGNFFTELHVKQRSPVAVLGYNMGVGLMKGRNPVGQTFTLEGQTYRIIGVLEQKGSGNAEGVDDKIIIPYTSALKIADKRQVDQIWGKAASKEEADLVVVQLGRIFKRKLGLDQTAPTGAQGEGEEGTTESTMGYYGDYYYDGYYDDGPSQSEIPSSGDDLITITSLNQLVEEADNANRVMTLLLGGIAAVSLLVGGLGIMNIMLVAVTERTEEIGLRRAIGAKQSDLLLQFILEALYLSAIGAIAGTALGVWGLSLFERYGFSTAINLQAIEIATIVALCSGLLFGVYPAISASALPPVQALKRQ, encoded by the coding sequence ATGAAACAAAACAAAGGTCTATTTTCCTTCTTCATTAGATTGTGGTTCACCACTAAGATGGCTATTCATGGAATATTATCAAATACCTTAAGATCTTTTTTAACTATTCTAGGAGTAGCAATTGGAGTAGCTTCTGTAGTCAGTCTCATGGGTATAGGTGAAGGCGCGAGACAATCAGTAGTAGCACAATTTGAAAGCTTAGGCTCTAATGTTATTGAGATAAAGGCACAGCACACAAGTGTTGAATTTGAACCAGAATTAGCAGAAGAATTAGTAGAAAGAGTTCAAGGACTTGAAATGGCAACTCCTGTTTTTCACACTAGTGCTACTATGAAATGGAGAAGAGCAAGAGGTAAAGTTGACATAATAGGTGTTAATAGTGACTTTCACAAAATTAGAGATAATGCACTACTTTCAGGAAACTTTTTTACTGAACTGCATGTAAAGCAGCGTTCACCAGTTGCTGTATTAGGATATAATATGGGTGTTGGTCTAATGAAAGGAAGAAATCCTGTTGGCCAAACATTCACTTTAGAAGGTCAAACATATAGAATTATAGGAGTTCTTGAACAAAAAGGATCAGGAAATGCTGAAGGTGTAGATGACAAAATAATTATACCTTATACATCTGCATTGAAGATTGCAGATAAGAGACAAGTGGACCAAATATGGGGGAAAGCAGCCTCAAAAGAAGAAGCAGATTTAGTTGTTGTTCAATTAGGTAGAATTTTTAAGCGAAAATTAGGCTTAGATCAAACAGCACCTACAGGAGCTCAAGGTGAAGGAGAAGAGGGTACAACTGAATCTACTATGGGTTATTATGGTGACTATTATTATGATGGCTATTATGATGATGGGCCATCACAATCTGAAATTCCTAGTAGCGGCGATGACCTCATCACTATAACCAGCTTAAATCAGTTAGTAGAAGAGGCAGATAATGCAAACCGTGTAATGACATTATTATTAGGAGGCATAGCAGCAGTATCCTTACTAGTAGGTGGATTAGGTATTATGAATATAATGCTAGTTGCTGTTACAGAAAGAACAGAAGAGATAGGTCTTAGAAGAGCAATAGGCGCAAAGCAATCAGATTTGCTTTTACAGTTCATACTTGAAGCACTTTACCTCAGTGCAATAGGGGCTATTGCAGGTACAGCTTTAGGAGTATGGGGATTAAGTTTATTTGAAAGATATGGTTTTAGTACTGCAATAAACCTACAAGCCATAGAGATAGCTACAATAGTAGCTTTATGCTCAGGACTTCTTTTTGGAGTTTATCCAGCAATTTCAGCTTCAGCACTTCCACCAGTACAAGCTTTAAAAAGGCAATAG
- a CDS encoding efflux RND transporter periplasmic adaptor subunit, producing the protein MAKRVLMILIVVAIVVGGGYYAVKQLVPEKAEEVQGPVYSTFEVKKGDISAGVEVTGQLNPTQSGGIRAPGDRYTGTGGQYVIDQFLVGEGDEVVQGQVVATLLATDLNNKLTDLKEQVESQKKQLSQLTGLSLDEIDYINPSQGLQIIAPISGRIMNLEAKEGKELTQGQIVASIVDNSKFKVAAKLTPTEYGRVSVGQKVALSFPYFEGIVEGTITDINSSPMPDDTEEDKFGTNFIYAATIEAENPGLIQANMEVKIGLSYSEDNSPTSISYFLYSGKVDGFVDEEKLISPVKAVATQVHVKGMQEVKKGDVIVTMAGNDVREMIQEKTEKIRELNNEMRDYYAKLDQLEIRSPMNGIVAGIWRQPGETVAAGDWLGDVYNTSDMRIYSEVDDIDVLQIKQDAPVSITVDAMPTEKFEGKVARIYTMGKDRTSGLTRFQVEIEVIGGPQLRPGMQARAKVDAGSAQGVLLIPLEAIFEEDGVTKVEILGDDGVPKVVTVKLGLMNDKLAEVTEGLKEGDKVVTGSTADLLPSQHIKSNDSIIPSTGDDNNNENGGNTENNGANTNGSN; encoded by the coding sequence TTGGCAAAAAGGGTATTAATGATTTTAATTGTAGTTGCTATAGTAGTTGGTGGGGGATATTATGCTGTAAAACAGCTTGTGCCTGAAAAAGCAGAAGAGGTTCAAGGACCTGTTTACTCAACTTTTGAAGTGAAAAAAGGAGATATTTCAGCAGGTGTAGAAGTAACAGGTCAGCTAAATCCAACTCAATCAGGTGGAATAAGAGCACCTGGAGATAGATATACTGGTACTGGTGGTCAATATGTTATAGATCAATTTTTAGTTGGAGAAGGTGATGAAGTAGTTCAAGGTCAAGTGGTGGCAACTCTATTAGCTACTGATCTAAATAATAAATTAACTGATTTAAAAGAACAGGTAGAATCACAAAAAAAACAGCTATCTCAACTAACTGGATTGTCATTAGATGAGATAGATTACATAAATCCTTCTCAAGGATTACAAATAATAGCACCTATTTCAGGAAGGATAATGAATCTTGAGGCTAAGGAAGGCAAGGAACTGACACAAGGACAGATAGTAGCTAGTATAGTGGATAATTCAAAATTTAAAGTAGCTGCAAAGCTTACTCCTACAGAATACGGGAGAGTTTCTGTAGGTCAGAAGGTTGCTTTAAGCTTTCCTTATTTTGAGGGAATAGTTGAAGGTACCATAACTGATATAAACTCAAGTCCTATGCCCGATGATACTGAAGAGGATAAGTTTGGTACTAATTTCATATATGCTGCAACTATTGAAGCAGAAAACCCAGGTTTAATTCAAGCAAATATGGAAGTGAAGATAGGTTTATCCTATAGTGAGGATAATTCGCCAACAAGTATATCTTACTTTTTATATTCTGGAAAAGTGGATGGCTTTGTTGATGAAGAAAAGCTTATATCTCCAGTAAAAGCAGTTGCAACTCAGGTTCATGTAAAAGGAATGCAGGAAGTTAAAAAAGGCGATGTTATAGTAACAATGGCTGGGAATGATGTAAGAGAAATGATTCAGGAAAAGACAGAAAAAATAAGAGAATTAAATAATGAAATGAGAGACTATTATGCAAAGCTAGATCAGCTTGAAATAAGATCACCTATGAACGGAATTGTGGCAGGTATTTGGAGACAGCCGGGCGAAACTGTAGCTGCAGGAGATTGGTTGGGTGATGTTTACAACACATCAGATATGAGGATATATTCAGAGGTAGATGATATAGATGTTTTACAGATAAAGCAAGATGCTCCAGTTTCGATTACTGTAGATGCAATGCCGACAGAAAAATTTGAAGGAAAAGTAGCAAGAATCTATACAATGGGAAAAGATAGAACTAGCGGATTAACTAGATTCCAAGTAGAAATAGAGGTAATTGGTGGTCCACAATTAAGACCTGGTATGCAAGCTCGTGCAAAAGTAGATGCAGGTAGTGCTCAAGGAGTTTTGCTTATCCCACTTGAAGCTATATTCGAAGAGGATGGAGTAACAAAGGTTGAGATTCTAGGCGATGATGGAGTACCTAAAGTAGTTACAGTTAAACTTGGACTTATGAATGACAAGTTAGCAGAAGTCACTGAAGGCCTTAAAGAAGGAGATAAAGTAGTTACAGGAAGTACTGCTGACCTATTGCCAAGTCAACATATTAAATCAAATGATTCTATTATTCCTTCAACAGGGGATGATAACAATAATGAAAATGGTGGAAATACAGAAAATAATGGTGCAAATACTAATGGTAGTAATTGA
- a CDS encoding YhcN/YlaJ family sporulation lipoprotein: MKKQFKVISLIAIIALVISFSMVGCTTRGPARPNTPYNNQLNRNLNYTGDGTDINRNMNTDLNNRNINDNTNSVPNQTTPNQTVPFNTTTDQATKIADKVTELKEVKNCTVAISGDTALVGVSTADNVEGKMTTALKDRIDKVVKEADTNIKTVHVTANADLYRRIENVGNGIRTGKPLSGFATEIEELIRRITPTTR, translated from the coding sequence TTGAAAAAACAGTTTAAGGTTATATCACTTATTGCTATAATAGCACTTGTGATAAGTTTTAGTATGGTTGGATGTACTACTAGAGGACCTGCTAGACCTAATACACCTTATAACAACCAATTAAATAGAAATTTGAATTACACTGGCGATGGAACAGATATAAATAGAAATATGAATACTGACTTAAATAACAGAAATATCAATGATAACACTAACAGCGTACCAAATCAAACTACACCAAATCAAACAGTACCATTTAATACTACAACAGATCAAGCAACTAAAATAGCAGATAAAGTTACAGAGTTAAAAGAAGTAAAGAATTGTACAGTTGCTATTTCTGGAGATACAGCTTTAGTAGGAGTTAGCACTGCAGATAATGTTGAAGGTAAAATGACTACTGCTCTCAAAGATAGAATTGATAAAGTAGTTAAAGAAGCTGATACAAATATTAAAACAGTACACGTTACAGCAAATGCTGATCTTTATAGGAGAATTGAAAATGTCGGTAATGGTATAAGAACTGGTAAACCATTATCTGGATTTGCAACAGAAATTGAAGAGTTAATAAGAAGAATAACTCCTACAACAAGATAA
- a CDS encoding aldo/keto reductase has translation MKYRKFGKLDFEVSNLGFGCMRLPVIDDDNGKINEDEAIKMIRFAIDNGVNYIDTAYPYHQRNSEPLVGKALKDGYRQKVKLATKLPVWLCETHEDFDRYLNEQLEKLETEYIDFYLLHSLSNKSWNKARSLGVLEFLDEALADGRIKYAGFSFHDELNVFKEIIDSYNWSFCQIQLNYMDEDYQAGIEGLKYASEKGLAVIIMEPIKGGKLAKEPRGDLKDIWEKSGINKTPAELALRWVWNYPEVTLLLSGMSSMEQVKENIKTASNIIPLSLDSDEIKLIENIKDIYNSRNKVGCTSCRYCVPCPNKVAIPDIFEIYNNYYVYDATTAGINSYERMKKAGIDSTNCIECAQCENVCPQNLEIIRYLKDADLVLNR, from the coding sequence ATGAAGTATAGAAAATTTGGGAAGCTTGATTTTGAAGTATCAAATCTTGGCTTTGGCTGCATGAGATTGCCAGTTATAGATGATGATAATGGAAAAATCAATGAAGATGAAGCGATTAAAATGATTAGATTTGCCATAGATAATGGAGTTAATTACATAGATACAGCATATCCCTATCATCAACGCAATAGTGAGCCACTAGTTGGAAAAGCATTGAAAGATGGATATCGTCAAAAGGTAAAGTTAGCAACCAAACTTCCAGTATGGCTTTGCGAAACTCATGAAGACTTTGATAGATATTTAAATGAACAACTGGAAAAGCTTGAGACAGAATACATAGACTTCTATCTATTGCATTCATTAAGTAATAAATCATGGAATAAAGCTAGAAGCTTAGGTGTATTAGAGTTTTTAGATGAAGCTTTAGCTGACGGAAGAATTAAGTATGCTGGTTTTTCTTTTCATGATGAATTAAATGTGTTTAAAGAAATTATAGATTCATATAACTGGTCATTTTGTCAAATTCAATTAAATTATATGGATGAAGATTACCAAGCAGGTATAGAGGGATTAAAATATGCTTCGGAAAAAGGTCTGGCAGTAATTATTATGGAGCCAATTAAAGGAGGGAAATTAGCAAAAGAACCTAGAGGAGATTTAAAAGATATATGGGAAAAATCAGGAATAAATAAAACCCCTGCTGAGCTTGCACTAAGATGGGTATGGAATTATCCAGAAGTAACCCTGTTATTAAGTGGTATGAGCAGTATGGAGCAAGTAAAAGAAAATATAAAGACAGCTTCAAATATAATCCCATTGTCGCTTGATTCAGATGAAATTAAATTAATCGAAAATATTAAAGATATTTATAATAGCCGCAATAAAGTTGGATGTACATCATGCAGATACTGTGTACCGTGTCCAAACAAAGTTGCAATACCAGATATTTTTGAAATTTATAACAATTATTATGTATATGATGCAACAACTGCTGGAATTAATAGCTATGAAAGAATGAAAAAAGCGGGCATTGATTCAACAAATTGTATAGAATGTGCTCAATGTGAGAATGTATGCCCGCAAAACTTAGAGATAATACGTTATTTAAAAGATGCTGATTTAGTTTTAAATAGATAG
- a CDS encoding N-acetylmuramoyl-L-alanine amidase — MKRNNRIYIIKIKRKVILAVSIIVLFIFSVIFLNRIKAIDIFCFRNQTDRTIVIDPGHGGIDGGTNDKDGFLEKKVNLDIGLKLKKELEKEGFNVIMTREKDISLEEFSDINASRHRKDLDARKSIINQAKPIVFVSIHVNSNISSKEARGVQIYYHPTSEDSKIFAETISYSINEHVYNNFLKTDSLKVKVLSEDFFVLRESSHTGVLIEAGFMTNPIDKLLLESEEYQGKIAFAIKEGLKKYIEDNV; from the coding sequence ATGAAGAGAAATAATAGAATTTACATAATAAAAATAAAAAGAAAAGTGATTTTAGCTGTAAGTATTATAGTATTATTTATTTTTAGTGTTATTTTTTTAAATCGCATTAAAGCAATTGATATTTTTTGCTTTAGAAATCAAACTGATAGAACAATAGTAATAGATCCTGGTCATGGTGGAATAGATGGAGGAACAAACGATAAGGACGGATTTCTAGAAAAAAAAGTAAATCTAGATATAGGATTAAAGTTAAAAAAAGAATTAGAAAAAGAAGGCTTTAATGTTATTATGACGAGGGAAAAAGATATTTCTCTAGAAGAATTTAGTGATATTAATGCATCAAGGCATAGAAAGGATTTAGATGCTAGAAAGAGTATAATAAATCAAGCAAAGCCTATAGTATTTGTAAGTATACATGTTAACTCAAACATTAGCAGTAAAGAAGCAAGAGGTGTTCAGATATATTATCATCCTACCTCAGAAGATAGTAAAATATTCGCAGAGACAATTAGCTATTCTATAAATGAGCATGTGTATAATAATTTTTTAAAAACAGACTCATTGAAGGTAAAAGTTCTTTCAGAAGATTTTTTTGTATTGAGAGAGTCATCTCATACGGGAGTATTAATTGAAGCAGGTTTTATGACTAATCCAATTGATAAGCTTTTACTAGAGAGTGAAGAATATCAAGGGAAAATAGCTTTTGCGATAAAAGAAGGATTAAAAAAGTATATAGAAGATAATGTATAA
- a CDS encoding ABC transporter ATP-binding protein, with protein sequence MALIELNNITKNYKVGQIQVNALNGIDLSIENGEFISIMGPSGSGKSTLLNVIGCLDQPTTGTYKLGEKSVEKVSDWQLSDIRNRSIGFVFQSFHLLPGLTALENVELPLIYRGVLGKERKKRSMEALEALGLEDRMHHLPTQLSGGQQQRVAIARAIVGNPSLLLADEPTGALDSKSSVNIMSIFQKLNKKMGITIVQVTHEEKIAQYGHKIFRLLDGKIEKIEVLDEQLLAIE encoded by the coding sequence ATGGCACTAATCGAATTAAACAATATTACAAAAAATTATAAGGTTGGACAAATACAAGTCAATGCTTTAAATGGTATTGATTTATCTATTGAAAATGGAGAATTTATTTCTATAATGGGTCCTTCAGGTTCAGGTAAATCGACTCTTCTTAATGTTATTGGCTGCTTGGATCAGCCAACTACAGGTACATATAAGCTTGGAGAAAAAAGTGTAGAGAAAGTCAGTGACTGGCAATTATCAGATATTAGAAATCGTTCTATAGGATTTGTATTTCAATCATTTCATCTGTTGCCGGGATTGACCGCATTAGAAAATGTAGAACTACCTTTAATATATAGAGGTGTTTTAGGAAAGGAAAGGAAAAAAAGATCAATGGAAGCATTAGAAGCGTTAGGGCTGGAAGACAGAATGCATCATCTTCCTACACAGCTTTCAGGAGGACAGCAGCAAAGAGTTGCAATTGCACGTGCAATTGTTGGAAATCCCTCTTTACTACTTGCCGACGAGCCCACTGGTGCTTTAGATTCAAAATCAAGTGTTAACATCATGTCAATATTTCAAAAGCTCAATAAAAAAATGGGAATCACAATAGTACAGGTTACTCATGAAGAGAAAATTGCTCAATATGGACATAAAATATTTAGGCTTCTTGACGGGAAAATAGAAAAAATAGAAGTGCTAGATGAACAGCTATTAGCTATTGAATAA
- a CDS encoding TrkH family potassium uptake protein — MNYGIVIKVLGNLLLFEAIAFLPPLTVSLFTGEKDLFAFIYSILILLLIGFPMSRVNVTNKRVKARDALLIVTLGWVFASFFGSLPFVFSGSIPSIVDAFFETVSGFTTTGATLVQNVEALPKGIIFWRSFTHWIGGMGILVLTIAILPAIGVGGYQIFKAESPGPITDKIVPKIKDTAKILYILYIGLTVFQTILLCLGGMSLFESLVHTFGTVGTGGFSSRNSSIGAYNSSYIIYVISIFMIVSGVNFPLYFDLYKGRWKNVAKNSELKLYLGIIGISTLLITLNLNGKVYSSILETFKHALFQVSSIITTTGYSTVDFDKWTEFSKTILFLLMFVGGSAGSTGGGIKVVRLLIMGKLVKREISKLLHPRAYIPIKLNGKIISSDVVVSVTSFFFLYMVIFALSTLLISLEGIDFLSATSSVATTLGNIGPGFALVGPTQNFSFFSPLSKALFSLLMLFGRLELFTVFLFFVPEFWKNS; from the coding sequence ATGAATTATGGGATCGTTATAAAGGTTTTAGGTAATTTACTTTTATTTGAGGCAATAGCTTTTTTGCCACCCTTAACTGTATCTTTATTTACAGGTGAAAAGGATTTATTTGCTTTTATTTATTCAATTTTGATATTACTATTAATCGGTTTTCCTATGTCTAGGGTTAATGTAACAAATAAAAGAGTTAAGGCAAGGGATGCTTTATTAATAGTTACATTGGGGTGGGTGTTTGCTTCTTTTTTTGGTTCTTTGCCATTTGTATTTTCTGGTAGTATTCCATCAATAGTAGATGCTTTTTTTGAAACGGTGTCGGGTTTCACCACTACAGGAGCTACTTTAGTACAAAACGTAGAAGCATTACCAAAGGGAATAATTTTCTGGAGATCCTTCACACATTGGATTGGAGGAATGGGTATTCTAGTACTGACCATAGCTATTCTTCCTGCTATTGGAGTAGGGGGATATCAGATTTTTAAGGCTGAGAGCCCTGGACCTATCACAGATAAAATTGTTCCTAAGATTAAAGATACAGCGAAAATATTATATATTTTATATATAGGATTGACAGTATTTCAAACCATTCTGCTTTGTCTTGGAGGAATGTCCTTATTTGAATCTCTTGTGCATACATTTGGTACTGTTGGTACTGGAGGATTTTCATCTAGAAACAGCAGCATAGGAGCTTATAACAGCAGCTATATTATTTATGTAATCTCTATATTTATGATAGTGTCAGGTGTCAATTTCCCGCTATATTTTGATTTGTATAAAGGTAGATGGAAGAATGTTGCCAAGAATTCTGAATTAAAGCTTTATTTAGGCATTATTGGGATTAGCACTTTATTGATAACTCTAAACCTGAATGGAAAAGTATATAGTTCAATTTTGGAAACGTTTAAACATGCATTATTTCAAGTTTCATCAATAATAACTACTACAGGCTATAGTACAGTTGATTTTGATAAATGGACAGAATTTAGCAAAACTATACTATTTCTTTTAATGTTTGTTGGTGGAAGTGCTGGCTCTACAGGTGGAGGAATCAAAGTAGTTAGATTGCTGATTATGGGCAAGCTGGTTAAAAGGGAGATATCAAAATTACTTCATCCAAGAGCGTATATCCCTATAAAATTAAACGGAAAAATTATCTCGTCGGATGTAGTTGTAAGTGTTACTAGCTTTTTCTTTCTCTATATGGTTATTTTTGCTCTATCCACATTATTAATTTCTTTAGAAGGTATAGACTTTTTAAGTGCAACAAGTTCAGTTGCTACAACTCTTGGCAATATTGGACCAGGATTTGCGCTAGTAGGTCCTACGCAAAATTTTAGCTTTTTTAGTCCATTGAGCAAAGCTTTATTTTCATTGCTTATGCTTTTTGGAAGACTAGAGCTATTTACTGTTTTTCTTTTCTTTGTGCCTGAATTCTGGAAAAATAGTTAG